In the Geobacter sp. FeAm09 genome, one interval contains:
- a CDS encoding pitrilysin family protein has translation MIRPFLHTQNNGLRIVCVEMPHLHAAELAIYVKVGGRNDPPGREGLSHFLEHILFRGTADYASSLAIETAFEAVGGAPNAATDAESTCYYSRVHPAHVRHGMEIFASMLLRPLLEGIEVEQRIIAEEAREDLNEQGDEVNPDTITSRLLWPRHPLGMPTIGTLESIAAIGRDDLAAHLHRYYVPSSTVVVVAGPVRSHEVFAAAGEVFDGWWGGTPPPTPMVTKRNTTPQIRFVRDSDSQVNLQLAFLGFPRSDRHFMAVRLLRRILAGGGSSRLHLRLREELGIIYSVEGAVGAYDETGCLTFDLSTAPENLPQAIEVTLDELRRMADEPITAAELDRVRQSYIFDLEYSRDSAYEMGVRYGWGELVGVKRSIEEDQEEARRITAEMLQEAARALFAPQNLNLVAVGPYKNGMKKTARGLVERYAERFTPLIP, from the coding sequence ATGATCCGCCCCTTTCTCCACACCCAGAACAACGGCCTGCGGATCGTGTGCGTGGAAATGCCCCATCTGCACGCGGCAGAGCTGGCAATCTACGTCAAGGTAGGGGGGCGCAACGACCCGCCCGGCAGGGAGGGGCTCTCCCACTTCCTGGAGCACATCCTCTTCCGCGGCACGGCCGATTACGCCTCGTCGCTCGCCATCGAGACCGCCTTCGAGGCCGTCGGCGGGGCCCCCAACGCCGCCACCGACGCCGAATCCACCTGTTACTATTCCCGTGTCCACCCGGCCCATGTGCGCCACGGCATGGAGATCTTCGCCTCCATGCTGCTGCGGCCGCTTCTGGAGGGGATCGAGGTCGAACAACGCATCATCGCGGAGGAGGCGCGGGAGGACCTGAACGAGCAGGGGGACGAGGTCAACCCCGACACCATCACCAGCCGCCTCCTCTGGCCGCGCCATCCCCTGGGCATGCCGACCATCGGCACCCTGGAGAGTATTGCCGCCATCGGCCGCGACGACCTGGCGGCGCACCTGCACCGCTACTATGTCCCCAGTTCCACGGTGGTCGTGGTTGCCGGCCCGGTGCGCAGCCACGAGGTCTTCGCCGCTGCCGGCGAGGTCTTTGACGGCTGGTGGGGCGGGACTCCGCCGCCGACCCCCATGGTCACGAAACGCAACACCACCCCCCAGATTCGCTTCGTACGCGATTCCGACAGCCAGGTGAATCTGCAACTTGCCTTTCTGGGGTTCCCCCGCAGCGACCGCCACTTCATGGCCGTCCGCCTTTTGCGCCGGATTCTGGCGGGGGGCGGCAGTTCGCGCCTGCACCTGCGCCTGCGGGAGGAACTGGGGATCATCTACTCCGTGGAGGGGGCCGTGGGGGCCTATGACGAAACCGGATGCCTGACCTTCGACCTCTCCACCGCCCCCGAGAACCTGCCCCAGGCGATCGAGGTCACCCTGGACGAACTCCGGCGCATGGCGGACGAACCGATCACCGCGGCGGAACTGGACCGGGTCCGCCAGTCCTACATCTTCGATCTGGAATACAGCCGCGACTCGGCGTACGAGATGGGGGTGCGCTACGGCTGGGGAGAGCTGGTGGGGGTCAAACGGAGTATCGAGGAGGATCAGGAAGAGGCGCGCCGCATCACGGCGGAGATGCTGCAGGAGGCGGCCCGCGCCCTTTTTGCGCCGCAAAACCTCAACCTGGTGGCCGTTGGGCCCTACAAGAACGGCATGAAGAAGACGGCCCGGGGCTTGGTGGAACGCTACGCGGAGCGTTTTACGCCTCTCATCCCCTGA
- a CDS encoding efflux RND transporter periplasmic adaptor subunit, with the protein MKKYLLILAAILLAAGIATFFFLKRTPEIGYRTARVERGAIVAAVSATGNLSAVITVQVGTQVSGTIQKLYVDYNSRVKKGQPIAEIDPSLFRAAVEQAAGNYRNAEASLMKARVTLADAERTMKRNNKLLADGIISQSDYDVAETAWQSAKAGIKAAEGSVVQTRGALMQARTNLNYSVIRSPVEGTVISRAVDVGQTVAASFQTPTLFTIAQDLTKMQIEVSVDEADISRITLGQHASFTVDSYPEQTFRGKVVQIRSAPVITQNVVTYVVVVNVDNGDLKLKPGMTANVSIEVARKDNILKLPPAALRFKPKTKEGDARGERPTPAEGGKGQRRDRGQQVYLLKENKPVPVKVTTGISDAGSIELTGGGLKEGDAVIVEQVGGDTRKKSGGSPMGPRF; encoded by the coding sequence ATGAAAAAATATCTCCTCATCCTGGCGGCCATCCTGCTCGCGGCCGGTATCGCGACCTTCTTTTTTCTCAAGCGTACGCCCGAGATCGGCTACCGAACCGCCAGGGTCGAACGGGGAGCCATCGTTGCAGCCGTGTCGGCCACCGGCAACCTGAGCGCCGTCATCACCGTCCAGGTCGGCACCCAGGTGTCGGGCACCATTCAGAAACTCTACGTGGATTACAATTCGCGGGTCAAAAAGGGACAGCCGATTGCCGAGATCGACCCGTCGCTCTTCAGGGCCGCGGTGGAGCAGGCCGCGGGGAATTACCGCAACGCCGAGGCCAGTCTGATGAAGGCGCGGGTCACGCTGGCCGACGCGGAACGGACCATGAAGCGCAACAACAAGCTGTTGGCCGACGGTATCATCTCCCAGAGCGATTACGATGTGGCCGAGACCGCATGGCAATCGGCCAAGGCCGGGATCAAGGCGGCCGAGGGGAGTGTGGTCCAGACCCGCGGGGCGCTCATGCAGGCCCGCACCAACCTGAACTACTCGGTCATCCGCTCGCCGGTGGAGGGCACCGTCATCTCCCGCGCGGTGGATGTGGGGCAGACCGTGGCGGCCTCCTTCCAGACCCCGACCCTCTTCACCATCGCCCAGGACCTGACCAAGATGCAGATCGAGGTCAGCGTGGACGAGGCCGACATCAGCCGCATTACCCTCGGCCAGCACGCCTCCTTTACGGTGGATTCCTACCCGGAGCAGACCTTCAGGGGGAAGGTGGTCCAGATCCGCAGCGCCCCGGTCATCACCCAGAACGTGGTCACCTACGTCGTGGTGGTCAATGTGGACAACGGCGACCTGAAGCTCAAGCCGGGCATGACCGCCAACGTCTCCATCGAGGTGGCCCGCAAGGACAACATCCTCAAACTCCCCCCGGCCGCCCTGCGCTTCAAGCCGAAGACGAAGGAAGGCGATGCCCGGGGCGAACGCCCCACACCGGCGGAAGGGGGTAAGGGGCAACGCCGGGACAGGGGGCAACAGGTCTATCTCCTCAAGGAAAACAAGCCGGTTCCCGTCAAGGTCACTACCGGTATCTCCGACGCCGGCAGCATCGAGCTGACGGGAGGGGGGCTGAAGGAGGGCGACGCGGTCATCGTCGAACAGGTGGGGGGCGATACCAGGAAGAAGAGCGGCGGCTCTCCCATGGGACCGCGTTTCTAA
- a CDS encoding carboxypeptidase regulatory-like domain-containing protein, translating into MSKDLLLQAIKRRLSCGMLLAGLLSVVFALANPAAAISATGFQGTVTNASGGLGSVEVAVFYNTGDPVPSVTSVTTAADGTYTFSGLTAGSYLVSFTSGSSTLWYKNKLSYAQGDLVTVVDGALTPDINAYFGTWGNISGRVTNASNTGIAGIQVTVCDGSGTAISTIPPVTTASDGSYTISVVPVGSSYTIKFSDSSNTYVDEWYDNHLNSGYTASGFAATRVTVSDGETTPLATAVLVTPSISGKVSNLAGTALSGITIDIFDASTFNAVTDTNGELITTVQTRADGTYLLGGVPAGSYKIIFNSAATNGYAKQYYNNKTTSLSSADTVVVTSNATTTAINATLKSTTAPTVSTFTVPATSNSLTISGITLTATGLNGVTGYLITESSTVPLAAASGWTAAAPTSYTASTSGSVTLYPWAKDANSLVSAVYGSPQTVTIALPVNGACGTANGGSFYVAPTANLCSTGTASTVSGTGPWSWTCSGTNGGTAANCSATLLAGSDTTPPTLAVSTLADGATTNNQVLNVSGTVTDAGSGIQSLTVKGQAATVASDGSFSSAVSLASGSNTIAVVATDGSGNSTTVIRTITFTASAPLLTVTSPADNSASNQSSLTVSGTVDSTATGLTVNGTSVAISGGAYSTSVSLAAGLNTISIVATAPGGTTTAKRTVSYDSSRSSLAVTFPKRDIATTQTGITLLGTVSSDVTAVTITMNGQTYTPAISSSSFQQALAFSTAGTYAITVSAAGQNSTTTTVQRNVIFSTTAVKAGDCDASGTVTIAEVQSAINMYLGLKQVQVCVDLDNSDAVSISEVQKAINAYLGL; encoded by the coding sequence ATGTCGAAGGATTTATTGCTGCAAGCCATAAAACGGAGACTCTCGTGCGGTATGCTGCTGGCAGGACTGCTCTCGGTGGTATTCGCCCTTGCAAACCCTGCGGCGGCAATCTCCGCAACCGGTTTCCAGGGGACGGTGACCAACGCCTCGGGCGGCCTGGGCAGCGTGGAGGTCGCGGTTTTTTACAATACCGGCGATCCGGTTCCCAGCGTGACATCGGTTACCACCGCTGCCGACGGCACGTATACCTTCAGCGGGCTCACCGCCGGGAGCTACCTGGTGTCGTTCACGAGCGGTTCTTCGACGCTGTGGTACAAAAACAAGCTGTCCTATGCCCAGGGAGACCTGGTCACGGTGGTGGATGGCGCACTGACCCCCGACATCAATGCCTACTTCGGGACCTGGGGGAATATCTCCGGCCGGGTGACCAATGCGTCGAACACCGGCATAGCCGGGATACAGGTGACGGTCTGCGATGGGAGCGGCACGGCCATCTCCACGATACCCCCGGTCACCACCGCCAGTGACGGCAGCTATACGATCAGTGTCGTCCCGGTCGGCAGCAGCTACACGATCAAGTTCAGCGACAGCAGCAACACCTACGTGGACGAGTGGTATGACAATCACCTCAATTCAGGTTATACGGCAAGCGGTTTTGCTGCAACCCGCGTGACGGTCAGCGACGGCGAAACCACCCCTCTGGCGACGGCGGTTCTGGTGACGCCGAGCATCTCGGGGAAGGTGAGCAACCTGGCGGGAACGGCCCTGTCGGGGATTACCATCGATATATTCGATGCCTCCACATTCAATGCGGTAACGGACACCAACGGCGAGCTGATCACAACGGTTCAAACCCGTGCCGACGGAACCTACCTGTTGGGCGGGGTTCCGGCCGGGAGTTACAAGATCATTTTCAATTCCGCCGCGACGAACGGTTATGCCAAGCAATACTACAATAACAAGACGACCTCCCTGAGCTCGGCGGACACGGTTGTCGTCACGAGCAACGCGACGACAACCGCCATCAATGCCACACTAAAATCCACCACCGCCCCCACGGTCAGCACCTTCACCGTGCCGGCGACCTCCAATTCCCTGACCATTTCCGGCATCACCCTGACGGCCACCGGCCTCAACGGGGTCACGGGATACCTGATCACCGAAAGCTCGACGGTGCCGCTTGCCGCCGCCAGCGGCTGGACGGCCGCCGCGCCCACCAGTTATACCGCCTCCACCAGCGGCAGCGTCACCCTGTACCCCTGGGCAAAGGATGCCAACAGCCTGGTTTCGGCGGTCTACGGGAGCCCCCAGACCGTGACGATAGCCCTGCCGGTCAATGGCGCCTGCGGCACGGCCAACGGCGGCAGCTTCTATGTCGCCCCCACTGCCAACCTCTGCTCGACGGGAACGGCTTCAACGGTGAGCGGCACCGGCCCCTGGAGCTGGACCTGTTCCGGCACCAACGGCGGTACCGCGGCGAACTGTTCGGCCACGCTCCTGGCCGGCAGCGACACCACACCGCCGACCCTGGCCGTTTCCACCCTGGCCGACGGCGCCACCACGAACAATCAGGTATTGAACGTCAGCGGCACGGTGACCGATGCCGGGAGCGGCATCCAGAGCCTGACGGTCAAGGGGCAGGCTGCAACGGTCGCTTCCGACGGCTCCTTCAGCAGCGCGGTCAGCCTGGCAAGCGGCAGCAACACCATCGCCGTCGTTGCCACCGATGGCTCCGGCAACTCCACCACCGTCATCCGTACCATCACCTTCACCGCCAGCGCCCCCCTGTTGACCGTCACGTCACCGGCGGACAACAGCGCCAGCAATCAGTCATCCCTGACGGTCAGCGGTACTGTGGACAGTACCGCCACTGGCCTGACCGTCAACGGGACGAGCGTCGCGATCAGCGGTGGGGCGTATTCCACGTCGGTCAGTCTGGCAGCGGGCCTCAATACGATCAGCATCGTCGCCACTGCGCCTGGCGGAACGACCACCGCCAAACGTACCGTCAGCTACGACAGCAGCCGTTCGAGCCTGGCGGTCACATTCCCGAAACGTGATATCGCCACCACCCAGACCGGCATCACCCTCCTGGGCACGGTCAGCAGCGACGTCACCGCGGTGACCATCACCATGAACGGCCAGACCTATACCCCGGCCATCTCCAGCAGCAGTTTCCAGCAGGCGCTCGCCTTCAGCACGGCCGGCACCTATGCCATAACCGTCAGCGCGGCCGGACAGAACAGCACGACCACCACGGTCCAGCGCAACGTCATCTTCTCCACCACGGCGGTCAAGGCCGGCGACTGCGACGCTAGCGGAACAGTCACCATCGCCGAGGTGCAGAGCGCCATCAACATGTACCTGGGACTGAAGCAGGTCCAGGTATGCGTGGATCTGGACAACAGCGACGCGGTCAGCATTTCGGAGGTTCAAAAGGCGATCAATGCCTACCTTGGCTTGTAG
- a CDS encoding acyl-[acyl-carrier-protein] thioesterase, whose protein sequence is MEPNIFIKDFPVRYHELDSCGNLRVATLLNYLQDTAGMHAALLGVSLADLRELGLTWVLSRIHLLVERYPRARETVTIRTWPATRQGLFTCREFELCDHHGVRVARATTSWAVMNVATRRPVRLEGNLPPYPLVPERSIDDDFESLPPFPESAATEMGFRVLRSDLDMNHHVNNTIYAGWALEAVPDAVATGSLTELEITFRAEVRRGEDIVSRCAVTDTEPATCCLHQIASRRDGRELARLRTRWKK, encoded by the coding sequence ATGGAACCTAATATTTTCATAAAAGATTTCCCGGTTCGCTACCATGAGCTGGACAGTTGCGGCAACCTGCGGGTGGCCACCCTGCTCAACTACCTGCAGGACACGGCAGGGATGCATGCGGCCCTGCTGGGCGTCTCCCTGGCCGACCTGCGGGAGCTCGGGCTGACCTGGGTGCTCTCGCGCATCCACCTGCTGGTGGAGCGCTATCCCCGCGCCCGGGAAACCGTGACGATCCGCACCTGGCCGGCGACCCGCCAGGGGCTCTTCACCTGCCGCGAGTTCGAACTGTGCGATCACCACGGTGTCCGTGTGGCGCGGGCGACCACGTCGTGGGCGGTGATGAACGTCGCCACCCGCCGCCCGGTCCGGTTGGAGGGGAATCTCCCCCCCTATCCGCTGGTGCCCGAACGGTCGATCGACGACGACTTCGAGTCGCTGCCCCCCTTTCCCGAGAGCGCCGCCACGGAGATGGGGTTCCGGGTGCTGCGCAGCGACCTGGACATGAATCACCACGTCAACAACACCATCTATGCAGGATGGGCGCTGGAGGCGGTGCCCGATGCCGTGGCCACGGGCAGCCTGACCGAACTGGAGATCACCTTCCGGGCCGAGGTCCGCCGCGGCGAGGACATCGTATCCCGCTGCGCCGTCACGGACACGGAACCGGCAACCTGCTGCCTGCACCAGATCGCCAGCCGGCGGGACGGCAGGGAACTGGCGCGCCTGCGCACCCGCTGGAAAAAATGA
- a CDS encoding cohesin domain-containing protein — MRCRISLLIVTIVLACAFPLAAGAATLDLGSASGTAGTTVSIPITLTNSGASIAAVGIDIGYDATLLSSPTAVIGAAGTAAGKSVSTSTPSTGVFRIGVAALNTTAIGDGVVATVSFTISSSAPAGALTLTNTPSASDPSGTDVTITGANGTITVSAAPDTTAPTVTAFAVTTPINSLTVPVTSFTATDSVGVTGYLITESSTAPASSATGWTAAAPSSYTAASSGSKTLYAWAKDAAGNVSASRSATVLIDTTAPTVSAFTMPSTATTLAVAVSSFSATDTGGSGVAGYLITESATAPAASASGWSSSIPTSFTATSGGSKTFYAWAKDAAGNVSAGKSASVTITLSGPTLTVSTLPDGTSTKNPTLNITGTVTAGGSAVSGLTIALNGGTPVPVTFDGSGNFNTAITLTNGANVIVVTATDAGSNTSTNTRTITLDPNLADLTITQPATSSSFTQQNFYNIVGTVGAPQTTSSVTIQVNSDTPATAVLDGANFSLTVSLASGRNDITITATDSVSGTHTELRTITSDSNAPVLAVTSPAQDVTIHEASITLSGTVTDAVTSAVITIAANGVTYTPTVGTDGSFSQVIPLPTYKTYAIDVTATDQAANTATIRRNVIRAYPTGALDGTSIPTIADAIKVLRFSLGLDTPTATQLINCDVGPLDSNKKPLPDGVIDIRDVLLVLERAVGTITW, encoded by the coding sequence ATGAGGTGCAGGATCAGCCTATTGATAGTGACCATAGTATTGGCGTGTGCCTTTCCCCTGGCAGCCGGCGCCGCGACCCTTGATCTCGGGAGTGCCAGCGGTACCGCCGGAACGACGGTTTCCATTCCGATTACCCTGACCAACAGCGGCGCCAGCATCGCAGCCGTCGGCATTGACATCGGTTATGATGCCACGCTGTTGTCCAGCCCGACGGCCGTCATCGGCGCGGCAGGCACCGCTGCGGGCAAGTCGGTATCAACGAGTACCCCGTCAACGGGGGTATTCAGGATTGGCGTAGCCGCCCTGAACACCACCGCGATCGGCGACGGCGTGGTTGCCACCGTATCCTTCACCATCTCCTCCTCCGCGCCGGCCGGTGCCCTGACTCTCACCAACACCCCATCAGCATCGGACCCGAGCGGCACTGATGTCACCATCACCGGTGCCAACGGGACGATTACCGTATCGGCCGCGCCGGACACCACCGCCCCGACGGTCACCGCCTTTGCCGTCACCACCCCGATCAACAGCCTGACCGTGCCGGTGACCAGCTTCACAGCAACGGATAGCGTGGGCGTTACCGGCTACCTCATCACCGAAAGCAGCACGGCGCCCGCCTCCAGCGCCACCGGGTGGACGGCTGCCGCGCCAAGCAGCTATACCGCCGCCAGCTCCGGCTCCAAAACCCTCTACGCCTGGGCCAAGGATGCGGCGGGCAACGTCTCGGCAAGCAGGAGCGCCACCGTACTCATCGACACGACCGCCCCGACGGTCTCGGCCTTTACCATGCCCTCGACCGCCACAACCCTTGCCGTGGCTGTTTCCAGTTTCTCCGCAACGGATACCGGCGGCAGCGGCGTAGCCGGGTACCTGATTACCGAAAGCGCCACGGCTCCTGCCGCCAGCGCCAGCGGGTGGAGCTCCAGCATACCCACCAGCTTCACCGCCACCAGCGGCGGCAGCAAGACCTTCTACGCCTGGGCCAAGGATGCGGCGGGCAACGTCTCGGCAGGCAAGAGCGCCAGCGTGACCATCACCCTGTCCGGCCCGACCTTGACGGTAAGCACCCTGCCCGACGGCACCAGCACCAAGAACCCGACCCTCAACATCACCGGTACGGTTACGGCCGGGGGCAGTGCGGTGTCGGGCCTGACCATCGCGCTCAACGGCGGCACGCCTGTTCCGGTTACTTTCGATGGCAGCGGCAATTTCAATACCGCCATTACGCTGACGAACGGAGCGAATGTCATTGTCGTTACCGCGACCGACGCCGGTAGCAACACCAGCACCAATACGCGTACTATTACGTTGGACCCGAACCTGGCCGACCTGACAATAACCCAACCGGCTACGAGCTCAAGTTTTACCCAGCAGAATTTTTACAATATCGTCGGTACTGTAGGTGCCCCGCAAACAACCAGTTCTGTGACCATCCAGGTCAACAGCGACACACCGGCTACAGCCGTACTGGATGGCGCGAATTTCTCGCTCACGGTCAGCCTTGCCTCCGGTCGTAATGACATCACCATTACGGCTACAGATTCCGTTAGCGGAACCCATACTGAACTCAGAACCATTACCTCTGACAGCAATGCACCGGTTTTGGCAGTAACCAGTCCAGCTCAGGACGTTACGATCCATGAAGCAAGCATAACACTGAGCGGCACGGTTACGGATGCCGTTACCAGCGCCGTGATCACCATCGCAGCAAACGGCGTGACCTATACCCCCACTGTTGGGACTGACGGCAGCTTCAGCCAGGTTATCCCGCTCCCCACGTACAAAACCTATGCAATCGATGTCACCGCCACGGATCAGGCGGCAAATACCGCCACTATTCGGCGCAATGTGATCAGGGCATACCCCACGGGTGCGTTGGATGGTACCTCGATACCGACCATTGCCGATGCCATAAAGGTACTGCGCTTTTCCTTGGGTTTGGACACGCCGACCGCTACCCAGTTGATCAACTGCGACGTCGGTCCCCTGGACAGCAACAAAAAGCCGTTGCCGGATGGCGTGATCGATATCCGCGATGTTCTGTTGGTCCTTGAGAGGGCTGTTGGAACGATTACTTGGTAA
- a CDS encoding HIT family protein, with protein sequence MTLSPCPMCGRWESDADLRIAELEHSYVILNRDQFFPGYTLLFTKTHVTELFHLDHGVRSELTEEISRVAAALFDAFRPAKINYELLGNMVPHMHWHLVPRFASDRLWPRPIWSEPHDEALLTPEAYRRTIERIREALA encoded by the coding sequence ATGACCCTGTCACCCTGCCCCATGTGCGGCCGTTGGGAGAGCGACGCCGACCTACGCATCGCCGAACTCGAGCACTCCTATGTCATCCTCAACCGCGACCAGTTCTTTCCCGGCTACACGCTGCTGTTCACCAAGACCCATGTGACCGAGCTGTTCCACCTGGACCACGGGGTGCGGAGCGAGCTGACGGAAGAGATCAGCCGGGTGGCCGCGGCGCTGTTCGACGCCTTCCGGCCGGCCAAGATCAACTACGAACTCCTGGGCAACATGGTCCCCCACATGCACTGGCACCTGGTGCCCCGCTTCGCGTCGGACCGGCTCTGGCCGCGCCCGATCTGGTCCGAACCCCATGACGAGGCGCTTCTGACGCCGGAAGCGTACCGCCGCACCATCGAGCGGATACGGGAGGCGCTGGCATGA
- a CDS encoding ABC transporter permease yields the protein MRSFLTMLGIIIGIAAVIAMMAVGAGARHVISQQIASIGSNIILVIPGSTTSGGIRIGSGASQTLTSDDVKAIMAECPSVETAAPTVRSTAQVVYGNMNWSTIIIGTTPEMFDIREWPATSGRSLGQQDVDGAAKVCLLGQTVAENLFGSTDPVGKMVRIKKVPFTVVGLLERKGQSPQGTDQDDVIFVPLRTAQRKLVGSQFPNTVGAVMIKARSEALLSKAEDEANELLKQRHRITGSKEPDFSTRNLSEILAVAEQSSKAMSLLLGAVASISLLVGGIGIMNIMLVSVTERTREIGIRMAIGARRNDILLQFMTEAVLLTMIGGLIGICLGGAGAMIVSRILSWPTLISIESISIAFFFSGAVGIFFGFYPARKAAGLNPIDALRYE from the coding sequence ATGCGCTCATTTCTGACCATGCTGGGGATCATCATCGGCATCGCGGCCGTGATCGCCATGATGGCCGTGGGGGCCGGGGCGCGCCACGTCATCTCCCAGCAGATCGCCAGCATCGGCAGCAACATCATCCTGGTCATCCCCGGCTCCACCACCAGCGGCGGCATCCGCATCGGCAGCGGCGCCAGCCAGACCCTGACCAGCGACGACGTCAAGGCCATCATGGCCGAATGCCCCTCGGTGGAGACCGCCGCCCCCACGGTGCGCAGCACGGCCCAGGTGGTCTACGGCAACATGAACTGGTCCACCATCATCATCGGGACCACGCCGGAGATGTTCGACATCCGCGAATGGCCGGCAACCAGCGGCCGCAGCCTCGGCCAGCAGGACGTGGACGGCGCCGCCAAGGTCTGCCTGCTGGGCCAGACCGTGGCCGAAAACCTGTTCGGCTCCACCGATCCGGTGGGCAAGATGGTGCGCATCAAAAAGGTCCCCTTCACCGTGGTCGGCCTTCTGGAGCGCAAGGGGCAATCCCCCCAGGGGACCGACCAGGACGATGTGATCTTCGTGCCGCTGCGCACGGCCCAGCGCAAACTGGTCGGCTCCCAGTTCCCCAACACCGTAGGGGCGGTCATGATAAAGGCCAGGAGCGAAGCCCTCCTGAGCAAGGCCGAAGACGAGGCCAACGAACTCCTCAAGCAGCGGCACCGCATCACCGGCAGCAAGGAACCGGACTTTTCCACCCGCAATCTCTCCGAGATCCTGGCCGTGGCCGAGCAGTCCTCCAAGGCCATGTCCCTGCTCTTGGGCGCGGTCGCCTCCATCTCCCTCTTGGTCGGCGGCATCGGCATCATGAACATCATGCTGGTGTCCGTTACCGAGCGGACGAGGGAGATCGGCATCCGTATGGCCATCGGCGCGCGCAGGAACGACATCCTCCTCCAGTTCATGACCGAGGCGGTGCTCCTGACCATGATCGGCGGCCTGATCGGCATCTGTCTGGGGGGCGCAGGAGCCATGATCGTTTCCCGGATCCTGTCGTGGCCGACGCTCATCTCCATCGAATCCATCAGCATCGCCTTCTTCTTTTCCGGCGCGGTGGGTATCTTCTTCGGCTTCTACCCGGCCCGCAAGGCGGCCGGGCTCAATCCCATCGACGCCCTGCGCTACGAGTAA
- a CDS encoding ABC transporter ATP-binding protein, with translation MGEVISLRDIRRVFTMGDQQFEALRGISFGVAEGEFVAIMGASGSGKSTCMNILGCLDRPSSGNYLLDGLDVAGMDPNRLAAIRNRKLGFVFQGFNLLARTPAVENVELPLVYAGLSTKERRPKALAALEQVGLGGKENNHPSQLSGGQQQRVAIARALVNAPAVILADEPTGNLDSATSEEIMELFTALNRRGITIIMVTHEPDVAAYAGRRITFRDGTIIGDTKANP, from the coding sequence ATGGGCGAGGTCATCTCCCTCAGGGATATCCGCCGCGTGTTCACCATGGGCGACCAGCAGTTCGAGGCGCTGCGGGGCATTTCCTTCGGTGTGGCCGAGGGTGAGTTCGTGGCCATCATGGGCGCATCGGGCAGCGGCAAGTCCACCTGCATGAACATCCTGGGGTGCCTCGACCGCCCCAGTTCGGGAAATTACCTGCTGGACGGCCTCGATGTGGCGGGCATGGATCCCAACCGGCTGGCCGCCATCCGCAACAGGAAGCTGGGCTTTGTCTTCCAGGGGTTCAACCTGCTGGCCCGTACCCCGGCGGTGGAAAACGTGGAGCTGCCCCTGGTTTATGCCGGCCTGTCCACGAAGGAACGCCGCCCAAAGGCGCTGGCGGCCCTGGAACAGGTCGGCCTCGGGGGCAAGGAAAACAACCACCCCAGCCAGCTCTCCGGGGGGCAGCAACAGCGGGTGGCCATCGCCCGGGCCCTGGTCAACGCCCCGGCGGTGATTCTGGCCGACGAACCGACCGGCAACCTGGACAGTGCCACCAGCGAGGAGATAATGGAATTGTTCACCGCCCTGAACAGGCGCGGCATCACCATCATCATGGTCACCCACGAGCCGGATGTGGCCGCCTATGCCGGACGCAGGATCACCTTCCGCGACGGTACGATCATCGGCGATACCAAGGCGAATCCGTAG